The following are encoded in a window of Microcaecilia unicolor chromosome 14, aMicUni1.1, whole genome shotgun sequence genomic DNA:
- the LOC115457111 gene encoding olfactory receptor 6-like, translating into MEKANFTTVAEFIILGFHEFPELQIPLFILFLLIYLTILMGNLTIILIVCLDPHLHTPMYFFLSNLSFLDISCTSVSLPKLLDILLRKAHRVSMTGCFTQMYFFLSLACTEIFILSVMAYDRYVAVCQPLSYYLVMNQKVCILMSTVTWILGFLLPASYFIFIPQFSFCGSNEINHFFCDISALLKLSCTSTSTIECVIYILGAFMAFPCFMSTIISYVYIISNILRIRSTEGRRKAFSTCSSHLTVVCLFYLTLMCVYIRPPSMQSIYINKFIFILHNTLIPMFNPLIYSLKNKDVKNALRKCFC; encoded by the coding sequence ATGGAAAAGGCAAATTTTACTACAGTGGCAGAATTCATCATTTTGGGGTTTCATGAATTTCCAGAGCTGCAAATACCTCTTTTCATTCTGTTTCTATTGATTTATCTGACCATCCTAATGGGGAATCTCACTATTATCCTCATTGTGTGCCTGGACCCTCATCTGCACACCCCCATGTACTTTTTCCTCAGTAACTTGTCATTTCTTGATATCTCTTGCACCTCCGTTTCTCTTCCCAAGCTGCTGGATATCCTTCTAAGAAAGGCTCATCGGGTTTCTATGACTGGGTGTTTTacacaaatgtatttttttctctctctggcttgcACAGAAATTTTTATTCTATCGGTCATGGCTTATGACCGATATGTTGCTGTATGTCAACCGCTGTCTTACTATTTGGTTATGAATCAGAAAGTCTGTATCCTGATGAGCACAGTAACATGGATCTTAGGGTTTCTATTACCTGCatcttatttcatttttattcctCAGTTCTCTTTTTGCGGATCCAATGAGAttaaccatttcttctgtgaTATCTCAGCACTGCTAAAGCTTTCTTGCACCAGCACCTCAACTATTGAATGTGTAATATATATTTTGGGAGCATTTATGGCATTTCCTTGTTTTATGTCAACCATTATATCTTATGTTTACATAATTTCCAACATCCTGAGGATCCGTTCCACAGAGGGAAGACGtaaagccttctccacctgctcctcccacctCACTGTTGTATGTCTGTTCTATTTGACTTTGATGTGTGTATACATTAGACCACCATCCATGCAATCAATATACAtaaacaaatttatttttatattacatAATACTTTAATTCCAATGTTTAACCCTCTAATTTACAGCCTGAAAAACAAGGATGTTAAAAACGCCCTTAGAAAATGTTTTTGCTGA